In Macrotis lagotis isolate mMagLag1 chromosome 8, bilby.v1.9.chrom.fasta, whole genome shotgun sequence, a single genomic region encodes these proteins:
- the FRMD3 gene encoding FERM domain-containing protein 3 isoform X5 gives MVKCLVKIQTRRSLHLHMVNHCSNNVFVRLLRHGARITARNVGIPLLRDDDNSAPVISSSPIKNIGEYGDFSREKEEKIKEEPLTISELVYNPSASLLPTPVDEDEIDMLFDCPSRLELEREDTDSFEDLEADENAFLLAEEEELKEARRALTWSYDILTGNIQVNPFVKSFSRLLVVGLGLLLFVFPLLLVLLESGIDLSFLCEIRQTPEFEQFHYEYYCPLKEWVARKISFILYLLGCS, from the exons ATGGTCAAATGTCTGGTAAAGATCCAGACTCGGAGAAGCCTCCACTTACACATGGTTAACCACTGCAGCAATAATGTCTTTGTGCGGCTGTTGAGACACGGAGCCAGGATCACTGCGAGAAATGTTG GTATTCCATTGCTGAGAGATGATGATAACTCAGCCCCTGTGATATCTAGCTCACCAATAAAGAACATTGGAGAGTATGGGGACTTCtcaagggagaaggaggagaaaatcaAAGAGGAACCTTTGACCATCTCAGAACTGGTCTATAACCCAAGTGCCAGCCTGCTTCCTACCCCAGTTGATGAGGATGAGATCGACATGCTCTTTGACTGTCCTTCAAGGCTTGAGTTGGAAAGAGAAGACACTGATTCATTTGAGGACCTAGAAGCGGATGAAAATGCTTTTTTGTTGGCCGAGGAAGAGGAACTCAAGGAGGCCCGGAGAGCCCTGACTTGGAGCTATGATATTTTGACAGGCAACATTCAGGTGAACCCCTTTGTCAAGAGTTTTTCCAGACTTCTGGTCGTAGGTTTGGGACTGCTACTGTTtgttttccctctcctcctcGTCCTTCTGGAGTCAGGCATCGATCTGTCCTTCCTTTGTGAAATTCGTCAGACACCGGAGTTTGAGCAATTCCACTATGAATATTACTGTCCCCTCAAAGAGTGGGTGGCAAGAAAAATAAGCTTTATCCTCTACTTGTTGGGTTGCTcataa